Proteins from a single region of Candidatus Hinthialibacter antarcticus:
- the nagB gene encoding glucosamine-6-phosphate deaminase, with protein MEVVVLKDYDEICQQAAKQVSELVRTKPNCVLGLATGSTPIGLYRELIRQYRDEGLDFSKISTFNLDEYVGIPTSHEQSYHTFMHVNLFDQINIQPERIHIPSGNANDVKAFCKWYESEMKKLDGIDLQILGIGRDGHIAFNEPGSALGSRTRIKTLTRETIEDNARFFGSVDEVPRFAITMGVGTIQEAKRVILMASGESKADIIAKAIEGPMTAQVTASVLQLHPDTIVYLDEAAASKLERYDYYKWVYENKPDM; from the coding sequence ATGGAAGTGGTGGTTCTTAAAGACTATGACGAAATATGCCAGCAAGCAGCCAAGCAAGTTTCAGAACTTGTGCGGACAAAACCCAATTGCGTCTTAGGGCTTGCCACGGGTAGTACGCCCATCGGCCTCTATCGAGAATTGATCCGTCAATATCGCGACGAGGGCTTGGATTTCTCAAAAATATCCACGTTCAATTTAGATGAATATGTGGGCATTCCCACTTCGCATGAACAATCCTATCACACCTTCATGCACGTGAATCTGTTTGATCAAATCAATATTCAACCCGAACGAATTCATATCCCCAGCGGCAATGCAAACGATGTAAAGGCGTTTTGTAAGTGGTATGAATCTGAAATGAAAAAACTCGACGGAATCGATCTCCAAATTCTCGGCATTGGCCGCGACGGCCATATTGCTTTCAACGAACCCGGCTCTGCGTTGGGGTCGCGCACCCGAATCAAAACATTAACCCGCGAGACCATTGAAGACAACGCGCGCTTTTTTGGCAGCGTTGACGAGGTGCCTCGCTTTGCGATCACGATGGGCGTTGGCACCATCCAAGAAGCCAAACGCGTGATCTTAATGGCGAGCGGCGAGAGCAAGGCCGATATCATCGCCAAAGCAATCGAAGGCCCTATGACCGCCCAAGTGACAGCATCAGTGTTGCAATTGCACCCGGACACCATTGTGTACCTGGATGAAGCGGCGGCGTCTAAACTCGAACGATACGACTACTACAAGTGGGTATACGAAAACAAGCCTGATATGTAA
- a CDS encoding putative sugar nucleotidyl transferase — protein sequence MNNIILFEDEGWKQLRPLTWTRPAYLLRCGVNLLSEKAAQAFHTKNVSYHARPALQNWLAAEGKPTCINGAPSHAALLLNGRAVWCLSLAEQITQGDDDCCFVQDGVLVAVRCSAQRVSKIDWEQLISITDFSDLPQRKISATVIQYHWDLVYENPAEIVSDIAASGKSGAREGTIHPGVTIVGDHALTCRQDSEIDPCTFIDTRKGPVWLGEGAKVMSHSMLQGPCVIGTHSIVKSGGKIYSGTTCGEWCKLGGEVEQSILLSYSNKQHEGFLGHSYVGAWVNIAASSNTSDLRNDYANIMCIIDGERVSTGRQFVGAAFGDHTKTGIQAMINTGAVIGAFCNLFGLGYSPREIPSFAWGGPVGWSEHRFDKALEAASRMMERRSQSLTPELEKLYQSVYEQTRDERERIFHQQAED from the coding sequence ATGAACAATATCATTCTGTTTGAGGATGAGGGGTGGAAACAATTGCGTCCATTGACTTGGACGCGGCCCGCCTACTTGCTGCGATGCGGCGTAAACCTGTTGTCTGAAAAAGCCGCCCAAGCCTTTCATACAAAAAACGTGTCTTACCACGCCCGGCCTGCTCTACAGAACTGGCTCGCCGCTGAGGGAAAACCCACCTGCATAAACGGCGCCCCAAGCCACGCCGCCCTACTTTTAAATGGACGGGCCGTTTGGTGTTTATCTTTAGCCGAACAGATTACGCAAGGCGATGACGATTGTTGTTTTGTGCAAGACGGCGTCTTGGTTGCCGTCCGGTGTTCTGCGCAACGCGTATCGAAAATTGATTGGGAACAACTGATTTCCATCACAGATTTTTCCGACCTGCCCCAGCGTAAAATCTCGGCGACGGTCATCCAATATCATTGGGACTTAGTCTACGAGAACCCCGCTGAGATCGTGTCCGATATCGCGGCATCAGGAAAATCCGGCGCGCGCGAAGGGACAATTCACCCCGGGGTAACGATTGTCGGCGACCATGCGTTGACCTGCCGCCAGGATTCAGAAATTGACCCTTGCACGTTCATTGATACCCGCAAAGGCCCGGTGTGGCTTGGCGAAGGCGCGAAGGTCATGTCGCACTCGATGCTGCAAGGCCCCTGCGTCATCGGCACCCATTCGATTGTGAAATCGGGGGGCAAAATCTATAGCGGGACCACCTGCGGCGAATGGTGCAAACTCGGCGGCGAAGTCGAACAAAGCATTTTGCTTTCGTATAGCAACAAACAACATGAAGGCTTTCTTGGTCATTCTTACGTCGGCGCCTGGGTTAACATCGCTGCGTCGTCAAATACCAGCGACTTGCGCAACGATTACGCCAACATTATGTGCATCATCGACGGCGAGCGAGTGTCAACCGGGCGCCAGTTTGTCGGCGCTGCGTTTGGAGATCATACCAAAACCGGCATTCAAGCGATGATTAACACAGGCGCGGTCATTGGGGCGTTTTGTAATTTATTTGGTTTAGGATATTCGCCCCGCGAAATTCCATCGTTCGCCTGGGGCGGCCCGGTGGGGTGGTCGGAGCATCGCTTCGATAAAGCCTTGGAGGCGGCGTCGCGTATGATGGAGCGCCGCAGCCAATCGTTGACGCCGGAACTCGAAAAACTCTACCAATCGGTTTATGAACAAACGCGCGATGAGCGAGAGCGAATTTTTCATCAACAGGCGGAGGATTAA
- a CDS encoding LysM peptidoglycan-binding domain-containing M23 family metallopeptidase, whose amino-acid sequence MIRFGLTAVTAIFTILLFVGGCANTPFNSFNDATDVVIMDGVMHPVNEGETVNAIARAYEVSPQLLVRVNSVDPKGELKAGSRLFIPGAQDYKMVTPAHQTIAIADAVADPGSHSVIQIVEPTPAPVPEVKDGLWHMVNKGETLTAIADAYELKSSELQRVNNLPDASKLRAGQVLWVPGAKQVEDVEIIKRTVVTQEPVKELNNNPVVDQVIKPAPTATPKPEEVAKEPEQEFPRKVSEFANMRFQWPIKENFRIIRPFSSSTSAMNAGVDLGAPIGTEISAAAKGKVQLVGGVADDLGGSFGNFIIIYHGKYKNDDVRTIYAHNSENRVQVGQIVERGQIIGKVGKSGTPPASEAGVLHFEIRQSTTALDPIRILPALNE is encoded by the coding sequence ATGATTCGATTTGGGTTGACGGCAGTAACAGCAATTTTCACCATCCTTCTTTTTGTGGGAGGATGCGCCAATACGCCGTTTAATTCGTTTAATGATGCGACCGACGTCGTCATCATGGACGGCGTGATGCATCCTGTGAACGAGGGCGAAACGGTTAACGCGATCGCCCGCGCGTATGAAGTTTCTCCCCAGTTGTTGGTCCGCGTGAATAGCGTTGATCCAAAAGGCGAATTAAAAGCAGGCAGCCGCTTGTTTATTCCTGGTGCGCAAGACTATAAAATGGTCACGCCTGCTCATCAAACCATTGCCATCGCAGATGCCGTCGCAGACCCGGGTTCCCACTCTGTTATTCAAATCGTTGAACCCACGCCTGCGCCCGTGCCCGAAGTGAAAGACGGATTATGGCACATGGTGAATAAAGGCGAGACGCTGACGGCAATTGCAGACGCCTACGAACTCAAGTCCAGCGAATTACAGCGCGTGAACAACTTGCCCGATGCATCAAAACTACGAGCGGGCCAAGTGCTTTGGGTTCCCGGCGCAAAGCAAGTCGAAGACGTTGAAATTATCAAACGCACTGTAGTAACGCAAGAGCCTGTCAAAGAATTGAATAACAATCCCGTCGTCGATCAGGTTATCAAGCCAGCGCCCACAGCGACGCCGAAACCCGAAGAAGTAGCCAAGGAGCCCGAGCAGGAGTTCCCGCGCAAGGTCAGCGAATTTGCTAACATGCGTTTTCAATGGCCGATCAAAGAGAACTTCCGCATTATTCGTCCATTTAGTTCGTCAACCAGCGCGATGAACGCCGGCGTTGATTTAGGCGCGCCCATCGGCACAGAAATTTCCGCAGCCGCAAAAGGAAAAGTGCAGTTGGTCGGCGGCGTGGCGGACGACCTGGGCGGCAGTTTTGGCAACTTCATCATCATTTATCATGGGAAATATAAGAATGATGATGTGAGAACCATTTATGCGCATAACAGCGAAAATAGGGTGCAAGTCGGCCAAATTGTTGAGCGTGGTCAAATAATTGGTAAAGTGGGCAAGAGCGGAACGCCTCCCGCCAGCGAAGCGGGCGTGTTGCATTTTGAAATTCGCCAAAGCACGACTGCGCTAGACCCGATCCGAATTCTCCCCGCGCTCAATGAATAA
- a CDS encoding PilZ domain-containing protein, which translates to MNERRIFEREEIRIPFIYSFDEGESLHSGEWFEAITLDIGPVLVGGLAFHCEQPCEMGKNIRLSLFMDMELMNTWKDNPEEHPPIYHGKICRITDDDGKQKLAVAFKGMEELDLGAGAMGGTE; encoded by the coding sequence ATGAACGAACGGCGCATATTTGAACGAGAAGAAATTCGCATCCCATTCATCTATAGTTTTGATGAAGGCGAGTCTTTGCACAGCGGCGAATGGTTTGAAGCCATTACATTAGACATCGGCCCGGTATTGGTCGGCGGCCTGGCTTTTCACTGTGAGCAGCCCTGTGAAATGGGAAAAAATATTCGCCTTTCATTGTTTATGGATATGGAATTAATGAACACCTGGAAAGACAACCCCGAAGAACATCCCCCCATCTATCATGGCAAAATTTGTCGGATCACTGACGACGACGGCAAGCAGAAACTCGCCGTCGCCTTTAAAGGAATGGAAGAATTGGATTTGGGCGCTGGAGCAATGGGCGGAACGGAGTAA
- a CDS encoding secretin N-terminal domain-containing protein, translated as MKRSIYITLILGSLLLFIAAPTLQPFAQESSEETSSESAKGLGSILADTVKGMFSVISPNGKSAQPVDGSDEGEPEKFSLNFNNAPIEQVLKFISDLSKKVVLKSDDVQGQINIINPNEVTAVQAMEIIDQAFLLKGITFIEYDEMIIVMTVSGAKQKGLEVKSGADDDTMGSRMKHQVIKLNFASPSSLKESLSPLIPDTANVIADERTRSLIITDTAANIQRLEDIIRELDKESAIGDMSVQVFRLKYLNANDIGRDLDDLLGNIVQAQLIEGRGGRRQQAPVEVVIDRQTNSLIVSAPTEAIDAVKEFITKLDTSKTEELHTQTFTLKNGDATEIVQTLTQLAQGRQTSNYRPGVSADSRTNTIVVSAYPEDVLEVGKLIQVLDSKESYEKLTKIFRLESADAIILKPMLDQLLNQEDSNSNSRYRWYSSGNDQKDTSIIEDQRQNALVITAKPGDFPMIEALVEQLDQPLPESAEEPRVYPVKHVRASDLAYLIEALFEEESSNSNYFYFGNDQSSGITGLTGKVKIIADPNTNSLIVIAATPRAFDIVERLVEKLDRLAPEFGGTKVIQLKNADAAELSQQLTQLFQEDQSNQGNRGFYWYLNQSSQGGEQEVSNLIGNVRIVSETRTNSLLVTTNSQYFDLVEDIIKELDREISQVLVEILIIEIVDLKNNELGINWPDNVPIQADLDLNQSFNQFSLDRSTVISRSSFETVLGFLAKSDKTNVLARPDVLTGDNQSAYVEVVDRIPTLGSISQGNAGNLQSTLYNDVGLVLTVQPHINDEDTVTINVDLETGKVLNQFQLRVGDSEIPAFNRRRVRTELMINDEETAVLSGVIDTSFSDIEDGVPGLRHIPILGYLFKSKKKQQTNKELMAFITPYILNTAEDRDRVFLRHRERINVYDSFQNQMKELNVRIGRPE; from the coding sequence ATGAAACGCTCGATCTATATCACACTAATTTTGGGGAGCCTGTTGTTGTTCATCGCAGCGCCCACCCTGCAACCCTTCGCGCAAGAAAGCAGCGAAGAGACGAGCAGCGAATCCGCCAAAGGTTTGGGCAGCATTCTGGCGGATACCGTAAAAGGGATGTTCAGCGTGATTTCACCGAACGGAAAATCCGCCCAGCCGGTGGATGGAAGCGATGAAGGCGAACCAGAAAAGTTCAGCCTGAATTTTAACAACGCCCCGATCGAGCAAGTGTTGAAATTCATCAGCGACTTGAGCAAGAAGGTCGTCCTCAAAAGCGACGACGTACAAGGCCAGATCAATATTATCAACCCCAATGAAGTCACCGCCGTACAAGCGATGGAAATCATCGACCAAGCGTTTCTTCTCAAAGGCATCACCTTCATTGAATATGACGAAATGATTATCGTGATGACCGTGTCGGGCGCGAAACAAAAAGGGCTGGAAGTAAAATCCGGCGCCGACGATGACACCATGGGTTCGCGCATGAAACATCAGGTCATTAAGTTGAATTTCGCGTCGCCGTCTTCTCTGAAAGAATCGCTATCGCCATTGATTCCCGACACGGCGAACGTCATCGCGGATGAACGTACGCGCTCGCTCATCATCACCGATACAGCGGCGAACATCCAACGGCTGGAAGACATCATCCGTGAGTTAGACAAAGAGAGCGCGATTGGCGACATGTCGGTGCAAGTGTTTCGGTTGAAATACCTGAACGCTAATGACATTGGGCGCGATCTCGATGATTTATTAGGCAATATTGTTCAAGCGCAATTGATAGAAGGTCGCGGCGGGCGCCGCCAGCAAGCGCCGGTTGAAGTCGTCATTGACCGCCAAACCAACTCGCTCATTGTTTCTGCGCCGACCGAAGCGATTGACGCCGTCAAAGAATTCATCACAAAATTAGACACCAGCAAAACAGAAGAATTACATACGCAGACTTTCACGCTAAAAAACGGCGATGCGACCGAAATTGTTCAAACATTGACGCAACTCGCCCAAGGGCGCCAAACCAGTAACTACAGGCCCGGCGTTTCTGCGGATTCACGCACTAACACCATCGTGGTTTCAGCGTATCCCGAAGACGTTTTAGAAGTCGGTAAGTTGATTCAAGTTTTGGACAGCAAAGAGAGTTATGAGAAACTCACCAAAATTTTCCGCCTGGAAAGCGCTGATGCGATCATTTTAAAACCCATGCTGGACCAACTGCTGAACCAGGAAGACAGCAATTCAAATTCGCGCTACCGCTGGTATTCTTCCGGCAACGATCAAAAAGACACTTCGATTATCGAAGACCAAAGGCAAAACGCCCTGGTCATTACCGCCAAGCCCGGCGACTTCCCGATGATTGAAGCGCTGGTCGAGCAGTTAGACCAACCGCTGCCCGAGTCGGCGGAAGAACCCCGCGTGTATCCAGTCAAGCATGTTCGGGCTTCTGATTTGGCCTATCTGATCGAGGCATTATTTGAAGAAGAAAGTTCAAATTCTAACTACTTCTATTTTGGAAACGATCAATCCTCCGGTATTACAGGCTTGACCGGCAAGGTAAAAATCATCGCCGATCCGAACACCAATTCGCTCATCGTCATCGCAGCAACGCCGCGCGCATTTGATATCGTTGAACGGCTGGTAGAGAAACTAGACCGTCTGGCGCCGGAATTCGGCGGAACGAAAGTCATTCAACTCAAAAACGCTGATGCGGCGGAATTATCGCAGCAATTGACGCAATTGTTTCAAGAAGATCAAAGCAATCAAGGCAACCGGGGCTTTTATTGGTACCTCAATCAATCGTCGCAAGGCGGAGAACAGGAAGTCAGCAACCTAATCGGCAACGTCCGCATCGTTTCAGAAACGCGCACCAACTCGCTTCTGGTCACAACCAATTCGCAATATTTTGATCTGGTCGAAGATATCATCAAAGAACTCGACCGTGAGATCAGCCAGGTGTTGGTTGAAATTTTGATCATTGAAATTGTTGACTTGAAGAACAATGAGCTCGGCATCAACTGGCCCGACAACGTCCCCATTCAAGCCGACCTCGATTTGAACCAGTCGTTCAACCAATTCAGCCTAGACCGCTCAACGGTTATCTCTCGCTCTAGTTTTGAAACGGTTTTAGGGTTTCTCGCCAAAAGCGATAAGACCAATGTGCTGGCGCGACCGGATGTATTGACCGGCGATAATCAAAGTGCGTATGTTGAAGTGGTTGATCGAATTCCCACGCTGGGCAGCATTTCACAAGGCAACGCAGGCAACCTGCAAAGCACGCTTTATAATGACGTGGGCTTGGTGTTAACGGTGCAACCCCACATTAATGATGAAGACACGGTCACCATCAATGTTGATTTAGAAACGGGCAAGGTGCTGAACCAATTTCAACTTCGCGTCGGCGATTCAGAAATCCCCGCGTTTAACCGCCGCCGCGTGAGAACAGAACTCATGATAAACGACGAAGAAACCGCCGTACTCTCCGGCGTCATTGACACCAGTTTTTCTGATATTGAAGACGGCGTCCCCGGCCTGAGGCATATTCCCATTTTGGGCTACCTGTTCAAATCAAAAAAGAAACAACAAACCAATAAAGAATTAATGGCGTTCATCACGCCCTATATCTTGAACACAGCAGAAGACCGCGACCGCGTGTTTCTACGGCATCGCGAGCGGATCAATGTTTATGATTCGTTCCAAAACCAGATGAAAGAATTAAATGTTCGCATCGGACGGCCCGAATGA
- a CDS encoding GspMb/PilO family protein produces the protein MASLSKREKRMALITGCIAVIGVAYILMNVMSSNDMEVSSATADRFDTLFEQMATVEDQKAKNMNWRKKIGNETGRFISEKDVSQLYAEIEKVAGQSGVQVKNYSSTINKRAKPLPQLEANLSLECQYPQLIQLLDNFSKSEILLQPSNLKASLKDANQPNLQVQLKLTTYLLNTRFENNAPTNLRQGGGA, from the coding sequence ATGGCTTCCCTTTCAAAACGGGAAAAACGCATGGCGCTCATCACAGGCTGCATCGCCGTGATCGGCGTTGCGTACATTTTGATGAACGTCATGTCGAGCAACGACATGGAAGTGTCTTCCGCCACGGCGGACCGCTTTGATACGCTCTTCGAACAGATGGCGACCGTCGAAGATCAGAAAGCGAAAAACATGAACTGGCGAAAAAAGATCGGCAATGAAACCGGACGTTTCATCAGCGAAAAAGATGTTAGCCAGTTATATGCAGAAATTGAAAAAGTCGCCGGGCAAAGCGGCGTCCAAGTCAAAAATTATTCGAGCACCATCAACAAGCGCGCAAAGCCGCTGCCGCAACTGGAAGCGAACCTTTCACTGGAATGCCAATACCCACAGTTGATTCAATTGTTGGACAATTTTTCTAAATCAGAAATTTTGTTGCAACCGTCTAACTTAAAGGCGTCGCTGAAAGACGCCAATCAACCGAACTTGCAAGTGCAACTCAAATTGACCACGTACTTGCTGAACACCCGTTTTGAAAACAACGCGCCGACAAACCTGCGGCAAGGAGGCGGCGCATGA
- a CDS encoding type II secretion system protein GspK — translation MRASERGIALIVVLWIVTVMGTFTMLFSRESRLAVKINKNLNDALQAEMLAEAGVYRAVAELIDDYELTTFDSLNETWSNSADAFFDATLGDGVYRVEHPDFSTPGSTAYGCVDECSKLNINTATRDMILALPYATEELADAILDWRDENDEQRTFGAEIDYYQSLEEPYQPKNGQFDTLGELMLVRGVSVEVLYGEDINSNGLLDLNENDGESSFPIDDGNDELNLGWIHYLTVYSYEKNESGDGLSRININSANEDEMKEELSDVLSDEEINQIIQGRDGNEYTRIGDLISRQQNNNNGGGRNNNNNQRILSKEKMRDVADRITTTDDEKLFGLVNLNTAPREVLKCFFPQNEEIVETIIEYRESSDGPLESLGELLDVQGVSEQQFARMTEIACTKSSVFSMRSTGYIQANNAYKQVFAIFDRNAEPPQFIYWKVVR, via the coding sequence ATGAGGGCCTCCGAACGCGGCATCGCGCTGATCGTGGTACTATGGATCGTCACCGTCATGGGGACGTTCACCATGCTGTTCTCGAGGGAATCGCGCCTTGCGGTCAAAATCAATAAAAACTTAAACGACGCCCTGCAGGCCGAGATGCTCGCCGAGGCGGGCGTCTACCGCGCCGTGGCGGAACTGATTGACGATTACGAACTCACCACCTTCGATTCACTCAACGAAACCTGGAGCAATAGCGCCGATGCGTTTTTCGACGCAACCCTGGGCGACGGCGTTTACCGGGTTGAGCATCCTGATTTTTCAACTCCAGGATCGACGGCGTATGGATGTGTGGATGAATGCTCCAAACTCAACATTAATACCGCAACCCGCGATATGATCTTGGCGCTGCCATACGCAACCGAAGAACTCGCCGACGCAATTCTAGATTGGCGGGATGAGAATGACGAACAACGCACTTTCGGGGCGGAAATTGATTATTACCAATCGCTCGAAGAACCCTACCAGCCCAAGAACGGACAGTTCGACACTTTGGGCGAACTCATGTTGGTGCGGGGCGTTTCTGTTGAAGTGCTTTACGGCGAAGACATTAATTCAAACGGCTTGCTTGACCTCAATGAAAACGACGGCGAAAGTTCGTTCCCCATCGACGATGGAAACGACGAACTCAATCTGGGCTGGATCCATTATCTGACCGTTTATTCGTATGAAAAAAATGAAAGCGGCGACGGCCTATCGCGCATCAACATCAATAGCGCGAATGAAGATGAGATGAAAGAAGAATTGAGCGACGTTCTCAGCGATGAAGAAATCAACCAAATCATTCAAGGCCGCGACGGAAATGAATATACCCGTATCGGCGATTTAATTTCGCGCCAGCAAAACAATAACAACGGCGGCGGGCGAAATAATAACAACAATCAACGCATCCTCAGTAAAGAAAAAATGCGCGACGTAGCAGACCGCATCACGACGACGGATGATGAGAAATTATTTGGCCTCGTGAACCTCAATACGGCGCCGCGTGAAGTGTTGAAATGCTTCTTCCCGCAAAATGAAGAAATCGTCGAAACCATCATTGAATACCGCGAGTCCAGCGACGGGCCGCTTGAATCGCTGGGCGAACTGCTTGACGTGCAGGGCGTGAGCGAACAACAATTCGCGCGCATGACCGAGATCGCCTGCACCAAATCGTCCGTCTTTTCGATGCGTTCGACAGGATACATTCAGGCAAACAACGCCTACAAACAGGTGTTCGCAATATTTGACCGCAACGCGGAACCTCCACAATTTATATATTGGAAGGTGGTGCGATGA
- a CDS encoding prepilin-type N-terminal cleavage/methylation domain-containing protein has product MMRSPAFTLIELLVATTITSLVLSGAFFSLSVVLSAYKIRGGKTSDAEIANMIFTRMRTDLASTFISPHGDVTRFVGMDEQNGQFDADTLTFISMVNNPIEIGEGTSDLAEVQYFIDLDDSTPERWLVRRYDATPDDDPFSGGEISLLGPHIISINYEYYDGLMWWPEWNSEADLPIAVNINLGFYRPNELEQEPTPELLTQHNTTIWLTLSRGASEGGGTSSTSDEPGGER; this is encoded by the coding sequence ATGATGCGGTCTCCGGCGTTTACGTTAATTGAGTTGTTAGTTGCGACCACCATCACTTCGCTGGTGTTGTCGGGCGCGTTCTTTTCGCTCTCGGTTGTGCTAAGCGCCTATAAAATTCGCGGCGGAAAAACCTCCGATGCAGAAATCGCCAATATGATCTTCACCCGGATGCGCACCGACCTGGCTTCCACTTTCATCTCGCCGCATGGAGACGTAACCCGCTTCGTCGGCATGGATGAACAGAACGGCCAATTCGACGCCGACACGCTGACCTTTATCAGCATGGTGAATAATCCCATCGAAATTGGCGAAGGAACCAGCGACCTCGCCGAGGTGCAGTATTTCATCGACCTCGACGACTCGACCCCCGAGCGCTGGCTGGTGCGCCGATACGACGCCACGCCCGACGACGACCCGTTCAGCGGCGGCGAAATTTCGCTGCTGGGGCCGCACATCATATCGATCAATTATGAATATTATGACGGCCTGATGTGGTGGCCGGAATGGAATTCCGAAGCCGACCTGCCGATTGCGGTCAATATTAATCTGGGGTTTTATCGACCCAATGAACTTGAACAAGAACCAACGCCGGAATTGCTCACTCAACACAATACCACCATCTGGCTGACCTTGAGCCGGGGCGCATCTGAAGGCGGCGGAACGTCCAGCACAAGCGACGAACCAGGAGGCGAACGATGA
- a CDS encoding type II secretion system protein — translation MRTKRRAENSFSLVEALAAMTIMGIAIASILTTFSASLVASRVAEDYAISTSMMTELRTHVRANMLSPLDANQGTFTNHPGFSWSAVYTPTNYTNFYLVEMTIDWIRGDKEYARTCTTYHYYMATTTTTAEESEA, via the coding sequence ATGAGGACTAAGCGACGAGCGGAAAACTCGTTCTCTCTGGTGGAAGCGCTGGCCGCGATGACCATTATGGGCATTGCCATCGCCAGCATCCTCACCACGTTCTCCGCCTCACTGGTCGCCAGCCGGGTGGCGGAAGACTATGCAATTTCCACCTCCATGATGACTGAACTGCGCACCCATGTCCGCGCCAATATGCTGTCGCCGCTCGACGCCAACCAGGGCACGTTCACCAACCATCCCGGCTTCAGTTGGAGCGCCGTCTACACCCCGACCAACTACACCAATTTTTATCTGGTCGAGATGACGATTGACTGGATTCGCGGCGACAAAGAATACGCGCGCACCTGCACGACCTATCATTACTATATGGCCACAACCACAACAACGGCGGAGGAAAGCGAAGCATGA
- a CDS encoding prepilin-type N-terminal cleavage/methylation domain-containing protein: MKNKHARAQHGFTLMELVMVITLMGIMMGMAIPSFRNVLTSQELKNASQAIGNIIRYARSEAIQRSAQTKILFDSEAGGILFSIEIDPFMQPGIFEEQRTPFPSPKQLREPATIKIASFEKQSLYGGLEENELLFSPNGSTSDALLTLVDETQRVYTVGVVGLTGQVLIWDHKVETLYED, translated from the coding sequence ATGAAGAATAAACACGCGCGCGCACAACACGGTTTTACCTTAATGGAACTGGTAATGGTCATTACCCTCATGGGCATCATGATGGGCATGGCGATCCCTTCGTTCCGTAACGTGTTGACGTCGCAGGAACTCAAAAACGCTTCGCAGGCCATTGGCAACATCATACGTTACGCCCGAAGCGAAGCCATCCAGCGCAGCGCACAAACGAAAATCCTGTTTGATTCTGAAGCAGGCGGTATTTTGTTTTCGATTGAAATCGACCCGTTTATGCAACCCGGCATTTTTGAAGAACAACGCACGCCCTTCCCTTCTCCAAAACAATTGCGCGAACCGGCGACCATCAAGATTGCGTCATTTGAAAAGCAAAGCCTATACGGCGGGTTGGAAGAAAATGAACTCTTGTTTTCGCCCAACGGTTCAACTTCCGACGCGCTGCTTACCTTGGTGGACGAGACCCAGCGCGTCTACACCGTCGGCGTGGTCGGGCTGACCGGGCAAGTATTGATTTGGGACCACAAAGTGGAGACGCTGTATGAGGACTAA